One Plasmodium vinckei vinckei genome assembly, chromosome: PVVCY_09 genomic region harbors:
- a CDS encoding ubiquitin domain-containing protein DSK2, putative, which yields MTINVSFKVTGGKEFTISIEPTITVIELKQKCAEHVDIPVESQRIIFKGKILKDKEPLTLYNVADGNVMHLVRSSVPAKDSEPEKESNKESNSAPDQNQGINENLNNFNDNPLVQMLMQRGAGVDMNSFGQGLGGGDFNYGNLASMLNPNGNGEFNRESISSLLNNPLARSLMNELSNNPEMLTNLISNNPLLRNTFSQSPLMQPMLDNPNLLREFMRPEVLQAGLQIESALNNSQNNNNNNGQGGLRMEDLLSNLGNFANPNAGLNSSNDNNANNLNSLFQSPELLQTFQQVMRGNPNLGNFDFASLAQNLNLNTPNATDNRPPEERYASQLVSLQEMGFIDNDANIQALQETGGDVNSAVTRLLERGFN from the exons atgACTATTAATGTTTCATTTAAAGTTACTGGAGGTAAAGAGTTTACGATATCAATTGAACCGACAATAACGGTCATtgaattaaaacaaaaatgtgCTGAGCATGTAGATATACCCGTTGAATCTCAgagaattatatttaaag ggaaaatattaaaagacAAAGAACCATTAACTTTATATAATGTAGCTGATGGAAACGTAATGCACCTAGTTCGTAGTTCTGTTCCAGCAAAGGATT CTGAACCCGAAAAAGAAAGTAATAAGGAAAGCAACTCCGCACCAGATCAAAACCAAGGCATAAATGAAAActtaaacaattttaatgacAATCCCTTAGTACAAATGTTGATGCAAAGAGGAGCAGGAG TTGATATGAATAGCTTTGGGCAAGGACTTGGAGGTGGAGATTTCAATTATGGAAATTTAGCAAGCATGCTAAATCCAAATGGAAATGGTGAATTTAATAGAGAAAGTATAAGttctttattaaataacCCATTAGCTAGATCATTAATGAATGAGCTTAGTAACAATCCGGAAATGCTAACAAACTTAATATCTAATAACCCATTATTAAGAAATACATTTTCTCAAAGTCCCCTTATGCAACCTATGTTGGATAATCCAAACTTGTTGAGAGAATTTATGAGACCTGAAGTATTACAAGCAGGTTTACAAATAGAAAGTGCATTAAATAATagtcaaaataataataacaataatggTCAAGGAGGTTTAAGAATGGAAGATTTATTAAGTAATTTAGGCAATTTTGCCAACCCCAATGCTGGCTTAAATAGTTCTAATGACAATAATGCCAATAATCTTAATTCCCTTTTTCAATCTCCTGAATTATTACAAACTTTTCAACAAGTTATGAGAGGAAACCCTAATTTAGGAAATTTTGACTTTGCAAGTTTAGctcaaaatttaaatttaaacacACCAAATGCAACTGATAATAGGCCACCTGAAGAAAGATATGCCTCTCAATTGGTAAGCCTTCAAGAAATGGGATTTATTGATAATGATGCAAATATTCAAGCTTTGCAAGAAACAGGAGGAGATGTCAATTCTGCAGTTACACGTCTATTAGAAAGGGGATTTAATTGA
- a CDS encoding UDP-galactose transporter, putative: MMGVGKSQKGKFSFLKKGLKEGSSLYNFLNGLFCVSGIYIFFLIFGYYQEKMPTLGKGRDKFYYNIFLICILCLSNSLGSLLSIFTKSMLNNEKFLRSMKKNIDKYFITQIMLISITYSIAMIATNYSLRHVNFPTQVLVKSGKMIPIIVGGYFFFGKKYPYYDYISVFLITTSLIIFNLLKTKTTKEMHQTTFGILLLCVSLLCDGLTGPRQDKLLSKYNVNSFNLMFYVNIFAFFFNLVASLLIEGAKPYAFLAKYPSSYYYILGFSISGTLGQFFIFYSLKVYGSLYTSLFTTLRKALSTVVSVYMFGHVLKPLQWICIVVIFSTLIIQNYLKKNDKKYHKKNM; encoded by the coding sequence ATGATGGGTGTAGGGAAATCCCAAAAGGGaaaattttcctttttgAAGAAAGGCCTCAAGGAAGGGTCAAGTCTTTACAACTTTTTAAATGGGCTATTTTGTGTTAgtggaatatatatattttttttaatttttggaTATTATCAAGAAAAAATGCCAACTTTAGGAAAAGGAAGggataaattttattacaacatatttttaatatgcatTTTATGCTTATCAAATAGTTTGGGTAGtttattatctatatttacTAAAAGCATGCTAAATAATGAGAAATTTTTACGAAGtatgaaaaagaatattgataaatatttcataacACAAATAATGTTAATATCTATTACATATTCTATAGCAATGATAGCCACAAATTATTCATTACGTCATGTAAATTTCCCAACTCAAGTTCTTGTAAAATCGGGTAAAATGATACCAATAATAGTCGGAggttatttcttttttggaAAAAAGTATCCATATTATGATTATATatctgtttttttaattacaaCGTccttaataatatttaaccTACTAAAGACAAAAACCACAAAAGAAATGCACCAAACAACCTTTGgaattttacttttatgCGTATCATTATTATGTGATGGATTAACAGGACCAAGACAAGATAAATTATTGagtaaatataatgttaactcatttaatttaatgttttatgttaatatttttgcatttttttttaacttagTAGCTTCATTATTAATTGAAGGTGCAAAGCCATATGCATTTTTAGCTAAATATCCAAGctcttattattatatattaggATTTTCAATAAGTGGGACATTAGGCcaattctttatattttattctctTAAAGTATATGGTAGTTTATACACTAGTTTATTTACAACACTTAGAAAAGCTTTAAGTACAGTTGTTTCAGTATACATGTTTGGTCACGTTTTGAAACCTTTGCAATGGATTTGCATTGTTGTTATATTCTCAACACTTATTATACAAAACTATTTGAAGAAGaatgacaaaaaatatcataaaaaaaatatgtaa
- a CDS encoding glyoxalase I, putative, translating into MEDKKGLALGKKYNLTWQQTMLRINNPKETVEFYEKNFGMINIHTYHFDKYNFSLYFMITLPYDEEERKKLPKPNTKESEEYLWNLNTVCLELTHNHNSNEILSNGNNENDKGFGHIAFNCENVTEFCDYLFKKQNVKFHKLPHETKMKTIGFALDPNNYWIEIVKRSSEVKWKNNKNITNFSQTMIRVKDPKKSLYFYIHILGMELIYTKHTDYSLYFLKSSYDNNSLNHQNSDNSDYNFDLLKTSFQSNENYENFKSSWEPVLELTHNHGTENDENFAYHNGNTEPRGFGHIGFLVDDLQSYCKELESLNIPFKKKINEGLMNNIAFIYDPDNYLIELVQRGTSFDPKSL; encoded by the coding sequence ATGGAAGACAAAAAAGGATTAGCACTAGGAAAAAAGTATAACTTGACATGGCAACAAACTATGCTACGCATTAATAACCCCAAAGAAACTGTAGAGTTTTATGAAAAGAATTTCGGAATGATAAACATTCATACATATcattttgataaatataacttttctttatattttatgataaCACTTCCATatgatgaagaagaaagaaaaaaactaCCAAAACCTAACACAAAAGAATCAGAAGAATATTTATGGAACTTAAATACTGTATGTTTAGAACTAACACATAATCATAATAGTAATGAAATCTTAAGTAATGggaataatgaaaatgataaaggGTTTGGTCATATTGCATTTAATTGTGAAAATGTAACTGAATTTTGCGATTacctttttaaaaaacaaaatgtaaaatttCATAAATTGCCACATGAgacaaaaatgaaaactATCGGATTTGCATTAGATCCAAATAATTACTGGATAGAAATAGTAAAACGCTCAAGTGAagtaaaatggaaaaataataaaaatattaccaATTTTTCTCAAACTATGATAAGGGTTAAAGATCCAAAAAAGagtctatatttttatatacatatattaggtatggaattaatatatacaaaacaCACAGattattcattatatttcttaaaaTCAAGCTACGATAATAACTCATTAAATCATCAAAATTCAGATAACAGTGACTAcaattttgatttattgaAAACTTCATTTCaatcaaatgaaaattatgagAATTTTAAAAGTTCATGGGAACCAGTTTTAGAATTAACTCATAATCATGGAAcagaaaatgatgaaaattttgCTTATCATAATGGGAATACAGAACCAAGAGGGTTTGGCCATATAGGGTTTTTAGTGGACGATTTACAAAGTTATTGCAAAGAATTAGAGAGTTTAAATATtccttttaaaaaaaaaataaatgaaggTTTGATGAACAATATTGCCTTTATTTATGATCCTGATAACTATTTAATTGAACTTGTGCAAAGAGGCACATCATTTGATCCAAAATCGTTGTGA
- a CDS encoding GTP-binding protein, putative, producing MNSILKILKVAHIGEKRHFTYITKVKLINKKNTEIIVLHPIFKDKKSNSKTFNEIIYDAQEALGLARSAGFKISHGISMPSGGWDYISSSSNISDNDKVEDENSLSDHKIIHTYKKDDTDINKVNNSLDENKNGKEQVDMTEQDAPIDASYKQFENYDNTKEDDQKNNKSINNNEEPNDHSYGHMTHPKYEDVERKIAESILIKVNRIDNKFYFNKGKINEISKYYLKNPTPYIFINTILSPEQFQNLDFLFNRILKSYHDELKLNNKKHMETNYLSSSRLLESNFDNELSDDINDSNDITINRSTYFDMYNNYVDAEDAEEDSEQIEFPEDEGVEDPEDIEESYSYESSIEIDKNKKKHIPLYVEIFDRYSIILYILKSRAKSNLSKLQLELARANFIFNTYSDNNRSRIKYIKYIENNVLGKSFIDQEDKYDKQNIFDIDNKKKNFKMDYEYLGYNCSFIKSTETYKEYEKRIINNIYNKLKKELIKCKNNNHLQNNSRKHKALIAIVGYTNVGKTKLINCLTNSNLKAKNLLFQTLDNSYKSLNIANSHSTIFIDSVGFIQNVPHSLYESFMISLEAIKNADIIIHVIDVTHPYKNEQKKCVLDTLVKIGIPNEFIKNNIVEVWNKIDKLSQDQLYNLYKTKPVNVLPISSKHGTNCDVLINIIQNLANKIKNVQVLTLSFPTSQAKERIDFLMKKFKVVPGSISYSSDGNTTYIKLVENPNNLKKYYEKFGQ from the coding sequence ATGAATAGTAtcctaaaaatattaaaagttGCGCATATAGGAGAAAAAAGacattttacatatataacaaaagtcaaattaattaacaaaaaaaatacggAAATTATAGTTTTACACCCAATttttaaagataaaaaaagcaaTTCTAAAACTTtcaatgaaataatttatgatGCTCAGGAAGCATTGGGATTAGCTCGATCAGCGGGGTTCAAAATATCCCATGGAATTTCTATGCCATCAGGGGGGTGGGATTATATATCATCATCCTCTAATATATCCGATAATGATAAAGTAGAAGATGAAAATAGTCTATCTGAtcacaaaataatacatacatataaaaaagatgatACTGATATCAACAAAGTAAATAATTCTTTAGacgaaaataaaaatggaaaggAACAAGTTGATATGACAGAACAGGATGCACCAATTGATGCTAGCTATAAACAATTTGAAAACTATGATAATACAAAGGAGGATGatcaaaaaaacaataaatcaattaataataatgaggAACCAAATGATCATAGCTATGGGCATATGACACATCCAAAATATGAAGATGTAGAACGTAAAATTGCGGAatcaattttaattaaagtTAATCGAATAGacaacaaattttatttcaataaAGGAAAGATAAATGAAATTTCTAAATATTATCTTAAAAATCCAACACCttacatatttatcaaTACAATATTATCACCTGAAcaatttcaaaatttagACTTTCTATTTAATagaatattaaaaagttatcatgatgaattaaaattaaataataagaaaCATATGgaaacaaattatttatcatCTTCAAGATTGTTAGAATCCAATTTTGATAATGAACTTTCTgatgatataaatgataGCAATGACATCACTATTAATCGTTCCACTTATTTTGACATGTATAACAATTATGTAGATGCGGAAGATGCCGAAGAGGATTCAGAACAAATTGAATTTCCTGAGGATGAAGGAGTAGAGGATCCAGAAGATATAGAAGAGAGTTACTCATACGAATCGAGTATtgaaattgataaaaataaaaaaaaacatataccACTATATGTAGAAATTTTTGACCGATATAGcatcatattatatattttaaaaagtagAGCAAAAAGTAACTTAAGTAAATTACAACTGGAACTAGCTCGAgccaattttatttttaacacATATTCTGATAACAATAGATCaagaattaaatatataaaatatattgagaACAATGTTTTAGGTAAATCTTTTATTGATCAGGaagataaatatgataaacaaaatatatttgatatagataataaaaaaaaaaattttaaaatggattatgaatatttagGCTATAATTGcagttttataaaaagtacagaaacatataaagaatatgaaaaaagaataattaataacatttataataaattaaaaaaagaattaataaaatgtaaaaataataatcatcTACAAAATAATTCCAGAAAACATAAAGCTTTAATTGCAATAGTAGGCTATACAAATGTtggaaaaacaaaattaataaattgcTTAACAAATTCAAATTTAAAAGCTAAAAACTTACTCTTTCAAACTTTAgataattcatataaaagTTTAAATATAGCTAATAGTCATTctactatatttattgacTCAGTTGGTTTTATCCAAAATGTCCCACATTCTTTATATGAATCATTTATGATATCATTAGAAGCCATCAAAAATGCTgacattattattcatgTAATTGATGTTACTCATCCATATAAAAAcgagcaaaaaaaatgtgtattaGACACTTTAGTAAAAATAGGAATACCAAATgagtttataaaaaataatattgtagAGGTATGGAATAAAATAGACAAGCTGTCACAAGatcaattatataatttatataaaactaaACCAGTAAATGTTTTACCCATTTCTTCGAAACATGGAACAAATTGTGATGTCCttataaacataatacaaaatttagctaacaaaataaaaaatgtccAAGTATTAACCCTTTCCTTTCCAACTAGTCAAGCAAAGGAAAGAATTGATTTTCTcatgaaaaaatttaaagttGTTCCGGGTTCAATTTCGTATTCTTCTGATGGAAACACTACTTATATTAAGTTAGTTGAAAACCCAAACAACTTGAAGAAATATTACGAGAAATTTGGCCAATGA